Proteins encoded by one window of Anopheles maculipalpis chromosome 2RL, idAnoMacuDA_375_x, whole genome shotgun sequence:
- the LOC126557253 gene encoding hexamerin-1.1-like: MKGITVVALVSLAALAAGYVVVPEEKITYADKDFLVKQKQMLEVFQHVHQHEVHTELWEVSKAYDIEQHYDQYSNVEAVKEFVTLYKHGLLPFDEIFSVFDDHHREQAIALFHVFYYAKDWDTFYKSVVWARFHVNEGMFVYAVTVAVLHRKDLAGLELPAPYEIYPYYFFNTEVVQKAAQYKMQGFSGVKKVDDVYTVVIPTNYTGWYVHTNVDQKVSYFTEDIGLNTYYYYFHADYPFWMGGKEYGLYKDRRGELYLFKHQQLLARYYLERLSNDLGTIPEFSWFKPIVTGYYPNMHYYNGVSFPSRDNYYEVNTPDHYQDIEEVVEYEHRIREAIDLGYIVLPDGRHVDLTKPESVEYLGNLVQSNPDSVNSRFYKYVGWFARILLGGSVEHFENHKVLPGVLEHYETSLRDPMFYQLYKRIVQWYWEFKDHLQPYTKEELTFGGLKFDTVTVDKLVTYFDRSDADITNAVDVEVFDESTMKAGELKKFGKIAHYQGEDFVIKARQWRLNHMPFSVEYNVHADKDVKGIVRMYLGPKYDQYGHVYGVNENRENFVLLDTFEWEFKQGANVFVRESTQFPLYVQDRTPYFELYKWVMDAYNGKRQFPLDMTEAHCGFPSRLMLPKGKKGGMPFQLFFIVSPYHAPAVPQHEGYDYTLNCGVASGARYIDSLPFGYPFDRPIDEKVWFTPNMYYLDTTIYHKKEAEINSVH; the protein is encoded by the coding sequence ATGAAGGGGATCACTGTGGTAGCATTGGTCAGCCTGGCGGCCCTAGCCGCCGGGTACGTCGTTGTACCGGAGGAGAAAATCACGTACGCGGACAAAGATTTCCTCGTGAAGCAGAAGCAAATGCTGGAGGTGTTCCAGCACGTACACCAGCACGAAGTCCACACGGAGCTGTGGGAAGTGTCGAAGGCGTACGACATCGAGCAACACTACGACCAGTACAGCAATGTGGAAGCGGTAAAGGAATTCGTGACGCTGTACAAGCACGGACTGCTGCCGTTCGACGAAATCTTCAGCGTGTTCGACGATCACCATCGCGAGCAGGCGATCGCACTGTTCCATGTGTTCTACTACGCCAAGGACTGGGATACGTTCTACAAGTCGGTCGTTTGGGCCCGGTTCCACGTGAACGAGGGTATGTTTGTGTATGCGGTGACCGTTGCCGTCCTTCATCGGAAGGATCTGGCCGGACTGGAGCTGCCGGCACCGTACGAAATCTATCCGTACTACTTCTTCAACACGGAGGTCGTCCAGAAGGCGGCACAGTACAAGATGCAGGGCTTTAGCGGTGTGAAGAAGGTGGACGATGTGTACACCGTGGTCATTCCGACGAACTACACCGGCTGGTATGTGCACACGAACGTCGACCAGAAGGTATCGTACTTTACGGAGGACATTGGACTGAACacgtactactactacttccaCGCGGACTATCCGTTCTGGATGGGTGGTAAGGAGTACGGACTGTACAAGGATCGTCGCGGTGAGCTGTACCTGTTCAAGCACCAGCAGCTGCTCGCTCGCTACTATCTGGAGCGTCTGTCGAACGATCTCGGTACGATCCCAGAGTTCTCGTGGTTCAAACCGATCGTCACCGGCTACTACCCGAACATGCACTACTACAACGGCGTTAGCTTCCCGTCTCGGGACAACTACTACGAGGTAAACACACCCGATCACTATCAAGACATCGAGGAGGTCGTCGAGTACGAGCATCGCATCCGTGAGGCGATCGATCTGGGATACATTGTGCTGCCCGATGGACGTCACGTTGATCTCACCAAGCCTGAGTCGGTGGAGTACCTCGGCAACCTGGTGCAGTCCAATCCGGACAGTGTAAACAGCCGGTTCTACAAGTACGTCGGATGGTTCGCCCGCATCCTGCTCGGCGGTTCGGTTGAGCACTTCGAAAACCACAAAGTGCTGCCAGGAGTGCTGGAGCACTACGAAACTTCGCTTCGTGATCCGATGTTCTACCAGCTGTACAAGCGTATCGTTCAGTGGTATTGGGAGTTCAAGGATCATCTGCAACCGTACACCAAGGAAGAGTTGACATTCGGTGGACTGAAGTTCGACACGGTAACGGTGGACAAGCTGGTGACGTACTTCGATCGTTCCGATGCAGACATTACGAACGCGGTCGATGTGGAGGTGTTTGACGAGTCCACCATGAAGGCGGGTGAGTTGAAAAAGTTCGGCAAGATTGCCCACTATCAGGGCGAAGACTTTGTGATCAAGGCACGCCAGTGGCGTCTTAATCACATGCCGTTCAGTGTGGAGTATAACGTGCACGCCGACAAGGATGTTAAGGGTATCGTGCGTATGTACCTCGGTCCCAAGTACGATCAGTACGGGCACGTGTACGGTGTGAACGAGAACCGCGAAAACTTTGTCCTGCTCGATACGTTCGAGTGGGAGTTCAAGCAGGGCGCGAATGTGTTTGTCCGCGAGTCGACACAGTTCCCGCTGTACGTGCAGGATCGCACACCGTACTTCGAGCTGTACAAGTGGGTGATGGATGCGTACAATGGTAAGCGTCAGTTCCCGCTCGATATGACCGAGGCACACTGCGGCTTCCCATCGCGTCTGATGCTGCCGAAGGGCAAGAAGGGTGGCATGCCGTTCCAGCTGTTCTTCATTGTCTCGCCCTACCATGCGCCAGCCGTACCGCAGCACGAAGGATACGACTACACGCTCAACTGTGGTGTTGCTTCCGGTGCCCGGTACATCGACTCGCTTCCGTTCGGCTATCCGTTCGATCGTCCGATCGATGAGAAGGTTTGGTTTACGCCCAACATGTACTATCTCGACACGACCATCTACCACAAGAAGGAGGCAGAGATTAATTCCGTCCACTAA